The Festucalex cinctus isolate MCC-2025b chromosome 10, RoL_Fcin_1.0, whole genome shotgun sequence region ATGagggtgtttgtttttgttagatATAAATAGTGCATCATTTATCATTGTTTTGTTCATGGACATGACATGCACCTATGGGAAACAGGTGTTAAGCCTTGCCCGAGGTCTGTGCGGCACtgatgggcttttttttttttctttttgtttcttaACTTCATATTCAAGTGTGATATTCAGAAGAAACAACTTTTACTTCTCCAGCACAgaaaatatgtttcaaaaagaaataaacttGTTTTTAGCCTGCAAATGCAACCCCGGAGCTACAGCCCCTTAGCGGCCATTACTTGGGTGCCCCCTAGTGGCCTTATTTGGcttattcattgttttgttttggttgtcaTTAAGTTGTAATGTtctctaaaatataaataaaaacagaatacaatgatttgcaGTTTAACCTTTAAGCTACGTTCAATGGAATACACTGCAaagattttattgttttttaatggcaaattttaatttttaatattttttagattCTCTACTGTTTCAATGAATGGTAGGGAAAAAGTGGTAGTGGAATTTGTAGTATggaatttgctgtttttgtgctctGGCAAAAGCAAAATAACAGTATTGCTTtcgtgccatctagtggcatttTGGTGCTAAAGCGAAACTGTCGAAATGAGTTGAAGAGCTTCATTTTCGGAAAGTAGTCCTTGggtattacagtacagtataagcCTGTTTTGAGGTGGTACATTTAATTAGTTGCAGATTTTCGctgttttcatttgaaatcTTGATTGATGCTCAAAGTTTGGCGCTCAAGTTTGTTCCTTTCCTTCCCTGAAGTCTTTGAGTCTGCTAAATCGCTAATTGAGGACAAAAGTGGCCTTTTCTGTATCGCCGTTTCTGACGAGCCTCTTAATTAGTCATCGATAATGAGTTGCCTTGCGTGTCAGCGCAGTGACAGCAACTGTCAGTGGCCTTCATCGATGCCTCCGACGTCTCCGTGTTAAATCCCGGCCGACCAGGACGGCGTTCTCCTTGTTCCTTATCCGTCGGACCACGGGGGGCCTTGTCGTCCACCCGTCACCTTGTCTGTCCGTCTGCCAGGACCAGGCGCTGGGGACGTGATGGCGAAAGCCGCTAAATGCCGTGCTGACAGTAAATAGAGGCGGTAAACAAGTCGTGACGTCCCTCTCGCCGCTCTCGTCTGGCTCATCAGCACACAAGCTGGCACGCGCCCTTGAGCCATGACAATGACCCGCCATCGATTAAACACGACGCCAAAGAACACGCCTCAGGGGCAGGCGGCCTCCTCGCAGGTCATaacattaggcacacctgcaCATTATAATGAGCTCTAATACATGAGCTGCATTCAAAGTTCTGCCTTTACAACCATAATTATGCTCAGTGAAGACATCATTGATTAGTgtgtaaatggaaaaaagtcAACAAGTTTGCCATGTTTTTTGCtctcattgtgctgctccttctggtgtgcataccttggccaccagggggcagtatataAAAAGACGTATATACGACGACTGTCTCAGCTCTACAGTTGTTgcaaaggataaagaatatttGCCTGTGAGTCTTGTTACATTATCTGTCTCTTTTGCTTctctctatctgtctgtctgtctatctatctatctatctatctatctatcctatCTATCCTATCtatcctatctatctatctatctatctttctctctctctctctctctctctctctctctctctctctctctctctctctctctctctctctctctctctctctctctctctctctctctctcaacaaAGTTGTGGTCCACCACCTGTATTCAGTTTCACATACGCGTCATCGCTTGGTATTCCAGAACCTGTGGTGTTCCCCCACCCCGGCAAATGGCCAAACGGCAGTAAGGACGTCCGCCATATCTGCGATTATTCATCCCCTCCTATGCTTTCCATCTCACCCCCGCACACGTAGAGGAGGAAGTTCTCCTTCAGAAGCTGACCGTCCATCACGAAACCTCCTGTAATGGACGGTGAGTCGTGACAAGCCAAGCTGAGTGGCCATCTGCTCACGGTGGGGTCCGCGAGATATTTTTGTCACCGAGCTTGCCTGGCGAAAAAAAAGTTGGGACTGACGCCCAGTTCTGCTGATGGGAAAAATATGTGTGGAAAGGTGTTGGCGGGGGAGGGTGCATCAAAAACTTTTCTGAGGTCAGAATGAACACCAAGGATATGAGATGAATAATGTCTGTTCTGTTCTGTACAAGATAGTCTACTGTGCAAACGTCTTTACAAGAATGACCATATATTGCGCGTATAACTAAAATGTCACAGGAACAAGGCCGAgctgttaaaatgaaaaagaaatggaGTCTCTTGTCTGTGTTCACTCGTACATCTCGGCAGCGTGGTTGTTAACACGTCCACCTTGCTTGTTTTCACGTTTGACGTactccattttgttttcgttttttttaaaccatacaTATCGCTGGCATCGAGCCACAACCTTGTTTCAGAAGACCCCaaaacacgttttttgttttttttttaatgcaactcATCCCCCAGTTGGGAGTGTTTGGCAACAgtgaaaaatatgaataatttcTATACTATCACAAGCTTTGCTATAGCTATAAACTAACCAAATGTTATCCTAGTAAATCACTAACCTGAAAATCGATATAATGTTGTTCGCAAGTGTTACTATTCCTGCTCCAATTCGCTAAGGAAGCGTGTACGAGACTCAGCCAGTGAGTGGTAGAGCGACTCCATCAGTTTCACACACGTGACATCAGTAGTCTGTGTTCCTCCAAGGAGAGGACACACATCCAAATTGGGTTTATCCCTGTGTTTAACCTGAAGATGGCGCCACACAGcaattaaatgtcaaaataatgacCAGGACTTACGATTCAtcgcaattttattttatagcttttctaaatgtacaataatttccCCCCTAAGTGttcactcttgttaacataaaagtggaaaaaatgttaaactaatagaaatatgtctgcatcttttagtcatcgatgtaattttgtaataattcataaaatagttaaaattataaaaatatactctattgttaaaaaaaagtgtgatattgatttgtgttgaggtcatttttctgccactaggtggcataattgcatttgtaagatggttgtgagagctcagtgcatttttcttttcatattaagagctatctaatctttaacatgaagtaacttgtggaattctgcacatttttaaaattgtacagtACAAcctgacccacaaaaaaaaaaaaaaaaaaatgcattattattaaattcatcactgctaaattttgacccGGAAATGTCTGCTGccttgcgactggaattccccaagTACAAGCTTTCCAAATGAGGAGCAGTTATTAATTGCGCCTTTAAAAAATTAGGaagtttaaattaactcaaaattaacacactaattttgacacccctactagAAAGCATGTGTAGACGCCCATGTATACTGGACAGTTTATCagcaaataattcaaataaatgaattaaaaaaaacttgtcaAGTGAAAAGTTTGAGAACAAGCATATTGAAAACGTATGATTGAAAACTCCCATTGAGATACATACAGCACATGGTGAAAGTGAATATAGAAAGTCACATCACGTTAGAAAGTTCAACTCATCTAACTGCTCATACGTCATGTCACACCCGTAAACATCTTTGGACATGCAAGTCGTTCCGctcaaacaaatgtaaaactGACCATCCGAAAATCTATATCACGTCCGCCAGCTGTTTCGATCAAACACGTGGCCGACAGACGGATGATCCGACAGATGTCACCGACAAGGTAATGGCGGCGAAAGGAGACAAACGAGGCGGCCGCATAACTCCATCATGCGGCGGCGTGATGAAGAATGGACGTAGCGAAACATCAGTGACCCACAAGATAAACTAGCCTGTGGTTTATATTTGTCTGGCGTCCACGCGCAATGTGTAAGGATGATGGGAGGTTAGATAGAGAGGCGGCCTCGCCTCAGGTGAAATGTGCGGCGTGTTACGGATATTGTCCTTATTTATCTGCGTTGTGCGCATCCTTTCTCTCTGCGTGATTGGAGACACGCTTGTCTTTGTGTGCTTCACTACTTCTTCATTATCTCCAACCTGATTGTCATCATTACTTGGCCCACAAGCCTAATGATCCCAGACCGAGCAACAACACTCCTTGGCCCTCAGCCTTTTTAGAAAAGCAAAGCAGTTATTGATgtgtgtggggttttttttctcatgtattGAGGGACGGTGATGTGCGCGCTCACCCGTGAATTCAAAGTAGGTCTTGCCATATAAGTAATTGCTTATGTTTGATTCATAGCGCCATCATATAGTTAGCTTTTGCGTCGCTTAATCCTGGATGAGGTGTGTTGTTTCTTGAGGATTTACGCCGCTGCCTAGCTATTGATTGTAGCTCACAATGTATTGGGAACAGCAAAGGTTTCAGGCAGGGGGGCTAAAATCTATGCAGATGTGCTACTTTGAATATAGAATACAAAAAAGCATCCATAATTACATGATAATTGTAAGATCTTTTCAGTGATTGTCGTCATACAGTATGTCAAAGCATGAACCATATTgatcaaaaaacatttgtttaatgtaaatgTGAATTATTCATTTAAATGACCCAGACATGCTAAGTTAATAATTTAGAGTTTTTGAGTGAAAGATAAACGTTTGCCATTTTtcacttaaaggggaagtcaacccccacaaaaaaatgttgacaataatatgttctatgcagccccagttgtgtaaatatggtattctggttaatattgtgttagtggaatatgagttaagcagcaaaatccagcggtTTTTGATCAATATCAGTAGGCGGCCATttcgccacttgctgtcgagtgaaaatgacatcacagttgctcaggtctcagctaacagccaatcacagtgcagctacagaaaacaggtgcgctctgattggccgttgcctgagtcaacattgatgtcatcagtcgacagcaatggcaaaatggccgcccttgagatgggtaaaaatggctggattttgcttcataactcatattccaaaaatttaatattaatcagaatgtcatgcttAGACTAGTCAGGTCACACAtaccatattattgtcaagaaatgtttaaagggatacttgactcattgagccatttttagcagtaacacgttaatattttgtctagaatgaacttcattatttttcatgaacaatttatACCtttaagaactttttttttttcacatgctgttgactgaagataacAACgtgcaagaaaaataatgacgttatcaaattaattctagacaaaatgttaactttttactgctgaaaatggctcaatgagtcaaatatccatttttaaggttgacttccactttaaagtcTCATGTTTCCATAGGTACACACGAAGACAACAAAATGCTTTAACTTTAGGTCATCAGACATGAGACTGGGCATGAATGTGGCTCGCACCTTCCTGGATTACTACAAACTCAATAACCTCATCACCGACGATGTGCCAAGTCATCTTCAAAGGTAAAGTAAGGTGTCCTGATGAAGAAATTTGCAAACTGAGATTTATttcatgtaaatgtacaattttgtgGTGTTTAACAATTGTAGTCGCTCAGAAGTTTTTGCCGACAGTTCTGAAGTGGTGTCTCAGTCAGACAGCGAAGTGGCGGACAGAGAAAAGGAGAGGAGCCAACGTATAAAGCATTAAATGGACACAGACAGCATCATTGTACACCCTCACTCTTCATCACTTTGGCAAGATTGACATCTCCCTGCCTCTCGACATGCATGGACTAAAATGTCACACAGGCTATTATTTACTGCAAAATGTGTTCATATGATTATATGTAAATGCATGCCTTCCACAgctttatatgtatatttttgttgtaatgtttcgtaaaaactttttgttgctttttccaTTGCAATAATGCCGGCATTTTTAGAAAAGCGACCTTAATGATGCAATGTTTGTAAAATAGTGCAAATAATgttcacagcaaaaaaaaaaaagttagaatgtTTTAGACTGTGCGTGTTCAGAATTACTCCTTAGCCACTATAATATTATTGTATTGGCCAACTGGTGGTCATTTGCAAAGTAATATATCCCATGCTGCATTGTACTGATTGGCACAAAAATAGTGCAAGACATCACGATTCTGTAAATTTGCatgataatttatttgttcAGTTATGTAAAGTCGACCTTGTAACAGCAGTGTtccaaaaatgaattttaatttttagtcCTAGATGTAAAAATCTTCTGGTGATAAacgaatgagtgaatgaatgcGAACACAGCCTCATAAAAGGAAAAACCTGCAGCAAAATGTGAGGAAGGCATAAGTATGACATATGTttcaattgtttgtgttttatttaaaaaaaaaaaaaaaaaaaaagtgtggatgcCAATGCAAACAAGAACCAGGCACAAATGCAAACCAAATGCAGGAATGTTCTAAATGCCCCGCTGAGATTTGAACCTCAAAACCGTGACTCTGATATGCCCTTTTTTatgcactattattattatttgatttgtATTCAGTGTATTGTATTATGCTACCTGTATTTCTTGTTATGGttgaattaagaaaaaaaaaaaagcaaaacattcgGTATGTTACACGAAACGTGAtgtcagggattgtttgatcaCGTGATCTATTGACATCTTCCACTTCCGCTGTTTGGTCGCTATAACAACGAGCTATTTCACAGTTTCGTTAAATGGCCGCGAAGAAGCTCTCCTTCTCAAAATTACACAGAAAGTCTTGGAAATGTACGGTGTTGTTGGACATTCACAAGGTAAGTGCGTCATTCATAAGACTAAATAGAAGTCGCACAGTTTTGTAGCAAGCGTAACATTGAAACAAATCTGGCCAGCTTTGGTTTCCCCTTAAAGCCATTTACGTACGGTGAGTTCTTGTGGTGAGTAAAATGATATTCTAGCGTAGTACAATAATATAGTACGTTATTGTTATAGATGCTACAGAAGTGACTATTTTCCTTACAAACATCCTGCATTTAATGATGTGCCACTTGGTTTTATAAAgatatttgcgcatgcgcagtACACAGAACTCGCGAGATTTGGAGAACATTTGGGAAACAGCTGTACCGTAAATGAAATTATCTAACTTTTGAATTATCTGTCTTAATTTCATATTACCCgagctttctctctctttttaaaagCACTACCATATTCTCTTGTCATTTGTCTTTATGTACACGTATCCTCATAGCAGGGGTACGTAGctgaatacattaaaatatcGTTGAAAAGATTGAATAGTTTTATTCAAAACGCTAAATTTATCTGAATTTGTTAAATATCAGAAGGCCAATGCCCGTATAATttgtatatattaatataataaataaacataattaaaaaaatagtaaagttATAATTGCCTTTACGGAATATAAATGATATAAAactttcactttttgaatttaATCAAACTATAACTCCATGACTCTGATTTATTGAGCTACACCTTTAGTTGATAGTTTGTTGAAAGGAAGTCTTTCAACATCTTGCATTTAATGTATAGTTGCACCATTGTTTAATGTATGAGAAAGTTAGATGTTTAAAAGCTTATTTATGTAAATGTGTAGGTCTCATGCCGTGGCTTTCGCCTGTCCAAGACAGGAGACATCTACTTAAGTGTATGCATCATGGGCCAGTGCAGGAAGACTTCCTGCTTGCCGCCACGCTTCCCATTATACTTTAACCAGCGGCTGGTTTTTGAAAAGGTGAGAATGATGACTGTGAATTAATAAATTTGCTGATCTAATAATACTGTATCTGATGGGAGAGTCTGTCGGTCTAACCTTGTTTACCGTATTGATTCACTTTGTCGCCACGCGATGTGCTTCACCAGACTTACCCCAACGCTGTTGACCCCTCTGCAGTCACTGACCTCCTAAAAGGTAAATGTCCCTCTTGAGGTTTCCCCTCCTCATCTCTTGAATTCTACATCCTGTGCTGTGCAAGCATGCAGGCTATTAGCTTCTTCTATCTACACTGACTGCTCCTATATGTGTGCTTTTCTTCCTCTTAGCTGACACAACATCTTTTCAGCTGAATCAGTCAGTGTCTCCAGGTGAGCTTTTTCAGATTAttatgttcctctgtgcaaaaAGCCATGTGTTTATGTGCATGTTGTGTTTGCAGTTTCAGAGAGTAAGACCCTTGCCACGATGATGCAAAACAGCAAAGACTTCCTGAAACCTGGGCCCAGTCTGAGCGGCGCTAAAGACCCCACGCAGAGAGATGCAATGATGACGGCGAGGTCCTCAACAGTTCACGTAGGCTGACCTGCATCGACACTAtatgttgtcattttaaaatgttcataaatttactttattttttagatttatgACGATTAAAGAGCGATTAAAGAGCATTTCTTTGACACAGGGTGAGAAAAAATTTCGGAAGAGAATTGTCTTCCAAGTTCACTTCCTGTATGTATCGTTTTGACCGTTTAGATCTGACAAGATCATCTAATAGTATGACGAAACACCATATTGAAATCTTAAATTGACTACTCCCCCTCTTTTCATCGATAACGACTGTTTTCCAACATGTCCTCATCACTCTCTCTAAAGACTTGCATATTAAAATGTCTTCAAGCTCCGCTTCCTCTCACTGTTCCCTTCATCCACGTTTGTCTGTGACTTACATCAGAGTTAGGCTGTCTCCCACCATAAAGTCGTATTTTTGAAACATCACTGGAGCTGCGGTCTATTCTGCAATTTGTTTCACTCAAGTCCGGGCCCAGATGGAGCAACTGCAGTCGTAAATTGGCCTCCCGGGCTTTTGTGTATGTCTGTTTTGTAGTCTTCATATTCTCTCCTTCTCAACGTGTCACTTGTCTTGCGTCTCCAGGGCTCGTTTCCCACCGTGCACTTTACAGTGACGTCGTTCGTCGAGGAGAGTGATTGGATCGACTCCTCGCCTGTAAGTCTCCTGACTGCTGCTACCTAAACCAGAGAGATTGTTTACGGATGCGTCTGTTGATTTGTCAGTGGCAGTTTGTAGGCACATGGTGAAATACTTGGGAGCAAATCTACCTCACGTCTAAAATTTGGGGTTGAATTTTCATGGATGGAGTTAAAGTTGTATGCACAGTATTTTCCGTGCTCGCATGGGGTTTCTTTAGTTCACAACCACATTCCACCTACTGAAAATTGTAAACTTAAATGTTGGCAGTTAAATGTATTGTTTAACTGTTTCTTTCCTCCCAATGAAGTAATTGATCTAAATTGATCCATACCCAAGGTCAAAGACTCACCAGGTGACAGGAAGGCTGTCCAGCAGAAAAAGGTGAGTGCATGTTTGTAGATGAAATGGGATGAGCCCATTTGCCTTGATTCAATTAAATCAAGCTTTAATGAAATGGCAGCATCAGTGTACAAACATTCATCGTTCAGCTTCTCTTAAAAATAGCGTTAGTGTTATGTGATTTCCCTAAATAGCCATTGGGCTCGTGAAATGcctttgttttattgtattaGACTAGAATAAGCATTTGATGTGATCTTATTTATCCCAGGATGCCATTTCCGACAGGATGATGTTAGAGGCCATTAGAGTTGTTGTGGTAATTCAGCGGTTGTTGTAATGCTGAATGTTTGAGCTCGTGTTTTAATGGGTTGCCCATAACATGAGACAAATACTGCATTTCACCTTGAGATAAAGCAGGGAAGGACAACTGGTGGTTTTCCATTTCTATTTCTCTCCTCATAGACGACCGGCCTTGTTCGAGTGAGGCCGTCTTCAACTTCAAGGAAATCTTCAAACTACGCAGGATGGTCCACATCCAGACGCTCCCCCTCGCCACCCCCGTGCCGCCATATTTCCTGTAAGGCGAAAAGAAAGCCGCAAAAACATGGCGTTTGTCTCGAGCTGGGCTACCAGCGGCCCACCGTTGCCTCCACGACACGGGCGCTGTCACCGTACACCCACCGAAAAATGTGCCAGCTCTCCCTGGATGCTGAGCAGAGGCTCGGACACCTCCAGCTCGGACCGCACTACTTCAAGAAGGAGACGGAGAGCATACCTCCGTTTTTGGTTAGTACTTGCACGCTGCCATtcacaaattaactcattcactgccattgacggatacaGACGTCAAATATCTATTTTAAGTGTGCTGGCAGtataggcagccattttgccacatgctgtcgactgaaaaggaTATTACAGTTGCTCACACTTCACCCTGATaactaggtttggtcatgtgacattggcAAGCTGAGCAAtcattggtcattacctgagcaccAAGTAACTTTGTCATTTtcaagtcaacagcaagtggcaaaattgctgCCCGCTGAGACAGATAAAAAcgggtagattttgctgcttaattcatattacacAAATACAATATCAATCTGAATGTTTAGATTAGTTGGAGGTGCATGCAACATTGcattgacttccgctttaaaaaatacaaaacaaaacaaaaacgctagTTTCATTGAATATTCTAAATTTTCTATAGGCTTGAATGTGCCTAtggatttttttgatttttttttttttaatatgccatGTGATTGGGTGGTGACCAGTCCAAAGTCATCTGGGATGGGCTGTAGCTCACTCGCATATTAATCGTGTAATACCAAAAGTATGGCCTTCATGTTTTTGTGCCTAGTTGATATAGTAATAAACTAGATTAATACCTCTCTGacactgtcaatcaaaactaagcTTTATTATccttgaacactttttttttttttttccttcacaatTGATGTGTTGAATCTCTGCAGGCGCACACAGTGTTGTGGCTATTTCCTACCTCTTTGGGATCTGACAAATGTGAGCATGATTAATATAGCAGCAGGATTAAGTGGACGTCGTAATAAAAGGGCAGCGTTAATCTCTTCACCTGAGCCGTTAATGGATTGTGACGTCGCTGACCACGTTTCGCCGAGGGATTCTAAAGAGCTGCTCACTTTCGGAGGGCGCAGTTATTTGTGAACGCTTTGATTTTTATGTATCACTGCTGTGGTGGGTTTGCATATCAAGGATAGAGATTTTATGAAGGAAAGGCCACAGGTGACATAccaagtcccgcctcttcactttgacatccaCTCTAATCCCGATGCACTGCAACCAAAATCTCTGAGCATTCTCTTTTTGTAAAGGGGAGGAATTAAGAATGGAATTCACCAGAATAACACTGCCATTGCTCTGCTTTTTTCCTGAGGCAGTCCCCTGTGGACAATTAACCCAGGTAATTGAGAGTCAAACTGCAATTAGCAAATAgatacctaatgaagtggcttcAACAGGAGGCACATTCGCTTTTAAGAGCAGCACTGTGGTTGTGTTTGCTTCAAAGCCTGGTTGCTTTGTATTGACACATCCGAGAGTAAACGTGTCAGCGTGATGATGATCTGTTCTGTGCTTTTTGCCGACAGGTTCCGGCTTGCAGTAGTCTGGCGGATACCTACTTTCCTTCGTCACAGGGTTACGTGCACTGCTGCCACACTCTCAGCCTTTTAGATGGCGACTCTGGTAGGTCACACTGAGCAGAGGAGCTGTGAAATGTTAGCGAATACGTGTCATGACAGTCATTtttgaacagttttttttgtattgaataAGGTCCAGTGCTGTCTGTCCTTGTCTCTTTCAGATTCTCTCTTTGACAGTTGCATTGGGGCATCCAGAGTAAGTCTTAATTAGAACATTTTGTCATATTCAACACATCAATCATTGAAAAAGTGTGAATATAAAACACCATAACAACCAAAATCACAACCTTCAGTTCAGGTTGAAGTCATTTAACTCTGCCTTTGTTTCTCTGCATGTGTCCCTCTTGCAAATGTGTGTGACAATAAACCCTCAGGCAACAAACGTTTTTTTCACTTCAGACTCATTTAACCCATGCAGATGCGGTCAGCTCGCACGTGGTCGTCTCCCGGGCCGTCATTTAGATGTGATGAGCTGAGCCAAAGTCCTCTTCGAGCATCCTCCGCCTCTGCTGGCTCAAAGAGGAGAGGTCCTGCCAAGCATTCCCTCAGAGAAAGGTGAAAGAACGCTTTACAACCTCACCATATTACAATTTCATATCTTGAACAGGACATCGAAGGCTGGGTACACGCATAAACAAGCTGTTTTGGTCCTGATTTTTACAATTACATATtaaacatgttcaatatttatgactaaaaaaaaactttgtttgGAGAAAGCTGACTAGTCTCGACCTTACGTTGCTAGCCGTTTTGACTAGCACAAACACTTGAGccttatacatttgtttttatttatttttgttttatttatataataataataattattattattattattattattattataataataatacatatatccttttctaaattattattattatataatttatttttatttatatatacggtgtgtgtatatatatatatatatatatatatatatatatatatatatatatatattttgttttttttatttatttattttttttttattttttttttttttccatttcctttttCGACCCATTTCTGGACAAATCCACTTGTCAGTCTGTTTTGATTATTGATGAGCAACaaaaattatactatttataaAATCATCACACCttttcgcaaaaaaaaaaacaaaacaaaaaaaacaacctcaggTTAAACTCGAATTTGGATCTCTGCAAGTTGTCTATATGTCAGAACTTTCAAACACCCACCGCAAaacaaattataataaaaatacacaggaaTCTCAAAGTCGCTCAATTCCCGCGAATGCATTCCAGCAACAACCTTTGAGTCAGAAACTTTCCGTGCAAAAATCCCTTTTAATTTCTACACATTCCTCCTCAAGCTGGATGTCGACGCATAATCCTCCTCTTGTCGC contains the following coding sequences:
- the spata6 gene encoding spermatogenesis-associated protein 6 isoform X3; this translates as MGQCRKTSCLPPRFPLYFNQRLVFEKTYPNAVDPSAVTDLLKADTTSFQLNQSVSPVSESKTLATMMQNSKDFLKPGPSLSGAKDPTQRDAMMTARSSTVHGSFPTVHFTVTSFVEESDWIDSSPVKDSPGDRKAVQQKKTTGLVRVRPSSTSRKSSNYAGWSTSRRSPSPPPCRHISCKAKRKPQKHGVCLELGYQRPTVASTTRALSPYTHRKMCQLSLDAEQRLGHLQLGPHYFKKETESIPPFLVPACSSLADTYFPSSQGYVHCCHTLSLLDGDSDSLFDSCIGASRMRSARTWSSPGPSFRCDELSQSPLRASSASAGSKRRGPAKHSLRERDLVIHHASCQSILRPTPMLACIRLLVHPQERPQTHTHSQTLLPNKH
- the spata6 gene encoding spermatogenesis-associated protein 6 isoform X2 gives rise to the protein MAAKKLSFSKLHRKSWKCTVLLDIHKVSCRGFRLSKTGDIYLSVCIMGQCRKTSCLPPRFPLYFNQRLVFEKTYPNAVDPSAVTDLLKADTTSFQLNQSVSPVSESKTLATMMQNSKDFLKPGPSLSGAKDPTQRDAMMTARSSTVHGSFPTVHFTVTSFVEESDWIDSSPVKDSPGDRKAVQQKKTTGLVRVRPSSTSRKSSNYAGWSTSRRSPSPPPCRHISCKAKRKPQKHGVCLELGYQRPTVASTTRALSPYTHRKMCQLSLDAEQRLGHLQLGPHYFKKETESIPPFLVPACSSLADTYFPSSQGYVHCCHTLSLLDGDSDSLFDSCIGASRMRSARTWSSPGPSFRCDELSQSPLRASSASAGSKRRGPAKHSLRERLQTTDPSPSYWEQIHSRVQKILLTHRVPLDHRLTF
- the spata6 gene encoding spermatogenesis-associated protein 6 isoform X1; translation: MAAKKLSFSKLHRKSWKCTVLLDIHKVSCRGFRLSKTGDIYLSVCIMGQCRKTSCLPPRFPLYFNQRLVFEKTYPNAVDPSAVTDLLKADTTSFQLNQSVSPVSESKTLATMMQNSKDFLKPGPSLSGAKDPTQRDAMMTARSSTVHGSFPTVHFTVTSFVEESDWIDSSPVKDSPGDRKAVQQKKTTGLVRVRPSSTSRKSSNYAGWSTSRRSPSPPPCRHISCKAKRKPQKHGVCLELGYQRPTVASTTRALSPYTHRKMCQLSLDAEQRLGHLQLGPHYFKKETESIPPFLVPACSSLADTYFPSSQGYVHCCHTLSLLDGDSDSLFDSCIGASRMRSARTWSSPGPSFRCDELSQSPLRASSASAGSKRRGPAKHSLRERDLVIHHASCQSILRPTPMLACIRLLVHPQERPQTHTHSQTLLPNKH